GGGACTGGCTGGGTTATCCTGCCGGCAATGTGGATCGCAGTAAACTGATCGCCGAGTTTGCGCCATACTTTGCCCTGGTGGAGGAAGTGAAACAAGGTGAGGATTATTAATTTTTCTCATCCTTTGACGGAACAGAACTTGCGGGAAATTGAAACCCTGGCCGGGTGTGCAGTTTCAGAAGTAATCGAAGTGCCCAGCCAGATCGATCTGCAAAGCCCCCTGGAACCCCAGATCGCCTCCCGGCTGGATGATCTGGGCCTTAGTTCCCGGGAATGGCAAACCGAACCATTATTAATCAACCTGCCATCTTTGAACTACAGTGCCGCTGTGGTCCTGGCTCT
The sequence above is a segment of the Desulfofundulus luciae genome. Coding sequences within it:
- the csx15 gene encoding CRISPR-associated protein Csx15, translating into MRIINFSHPLTEQNLREIETLAGCAVSEVIEVPSQIDLQSPLEPQIASRLDDLGLSSREWQTEPLLINLPSLNYSAAVVLALVHGRMGHFPPVLRLVPETGSVVTRFKVMEILNLQAIRERARGKR